The stretch of DNA CCGCCGCTGCCGATGTGGAGGACGTCGTTGGAGAACACGGGACCCCAGAGCTGGTCGCCGTTGTTGAAGTAGAGCGTGCCGTAGGGGCCGGTCTCGGAGTTGGTCCAGTAGCCGTACTTCGCGAAACTCTCCTGAATGACGTCGAGGCGGCGGACGAACGCCACGCCATTGTTGTCCACGGCCTGGGCGACGATGCTGGCGAAGTTGCCGTACTGGCCGGACAGGGAGCCCGACGGGCCCACCCACACGTTGACCGTGACGCCGGGCAGGGTGTCGTAATCGGCGCTGATGATTGGGGCGTTGGTCATCACCTGGCGCACGCCGCTATCCGGGAGGAGGGCGGCGTTCAGGTCGAGACGGCTCAGCGTCATCTGCAAGCCGGACTCGGCGGAGTACTTGATGTCGCGCTGATGCGCCACGGACTTGGCGAGGAGCGTGGCGTTGGACGAGAGGATGATCGCGGCCGTGGCGAGGGCGCCGATCACGAGCGTGAAGATGAGGGCCACGCCCAGCGCGAAGCCGGCGCGGCGGCGGCCGGATGGCAGCCGGAGATTGCGTGGGGTGCCGGCGGGGCTCGGGATGGGCGGGAGTGGCATGTGCGGCGCGAGGTCCTATGGCACGATGACGGTGGGCGTGACGCCGAGCGCGGAGCGGCTCGGTGTACAATCTTGCGCGACCACGCCGTAAATCCAGCGGCTGCCGTGGGTGACCTGGTTGTCGGTGAATGTGTAACTGGACGAGCCGGCGGGGATGCTGGTGAGCGGCTGGGTGAACACCGACAGGCTGTCGGGGCGGCGGTAGATCACGTAGAGGTCGACGTCGTTCTCGCCGCCGCCGTCATCGGCCGAGGCGTTCCAGGTGAGTTTGACCCACGGGGACGCGGCGCCGAGCAGGGACGTGGTGGCCGTGACCGAGACGCCGACCGGCGCCTGGCCGCAGCTGGTCTGGCTGGCGAGGCCGGCGTTGAGCAGGCGGATGGTGGTCTGCAGGGGACGCAGGACATCGCCCGATTTGGGATCGTGATACACGGCCTTGATGGAGACCCGCACGCTGCGAATGCTGTCGAGGACCGCGGAGGAGCCGGTGTCGGCGGCCGATCCCTGCGCGGCGGCGTAGTGGTAGAGCGGGAGCTGGGCACTCGGGACGGCGGCGAGAGTGTCCGGGCCGGTGACGCGGAAGTACTGAAAGACGGTATCGGTGGGGTTGAACTGGATGCCGCGCGCGATGACGCGTGGCGTGGTGCCGTTCACGCGGCGCCAGAGGATGTATTCGTTGGACAGCGCGGTGGTGGAGTCCTTGGCCAGGTAGTACGAGATCGTCTCGGCGCCGCCGATGAGGCCCGTGGCCTGGTAGTACGTACTCTCCGGATAGGTGAACGACGAATTGGGGAGCGTGATCGGGGCGGACTTGCGCATGGCCGAGGTGGCGTTGCTGTCGGCGCTCTGGTCGATGTATACGGCAAAGACGTCGGTGGGGTCTCTGGACACCAGGTCCACGTTGAAGGTGATGGCGGTGTTCGACGCCTGGACGAGCGTGGGCTGGGCGGGCATGGTGCCGATGCCGGCGACGCGCAGATCGCGATCGAGGCTGGTGATGGCGAAGCGGGCATTGGCCTCCGCTTCGAGGCTGCCGGCCTGGCTGGCCAGCAGATCGGAACTGCGGCGGAACGTCTGCACGGTGACAGCCATGATCACCATCATGAGAAGCATGGAGATCAGCAGTTCGATGAGCGTGAAGCCGCGGCGCGCGGGACGCGTGTGCACGATTGGCATGGCCGCTAGAACGCCGCGATGACCGTGGTCTTGCGGATGGTGTCGGTCATCGCCGGGTTGGTCACGATCACGGTGACGATGCGGTAGTCCAAGGTGTCGGACGTTCCGCCGCCGACGTGGCGGATGATGGTCTGGCGCGTGAATCCCGCGTTGCCAAGGCCGGAGATGGCGGTTTCGGTGCCGGCGTACCTGGAATCGAGCGTCGAGTAGGTGGTGGCGCTCTTGATGGTCTCGATGCGATCGGCGGCGAGCTCGTTGGCGGTGCCGAGCAGGTGCGAGAAGGTAGCCGCGTGGGCCATGCGGGAGACGAAGAGGGCGAGCCCGAGCAATGCCATTCCGAGGATGAGCAACGCGATGACGACCTCGATCAGCGTGAACCCATCCCGCGCACGCCAGCGGCGACGGCGCAGCAGCATCACATCCCTCCAGGCATGCAGGCGAATCCCTCGTTCAAACGATCTTGATAGTGGACCATTCTACCACAAATCGGGCCGCCCCGGGCGGGGGCTGGTGGCAGGCAGGCAGGCCTCACCGCGATGGCGTTACATTTCCTCCATGGACCTTGCCAAGCTCTCCACGTCCGTCCAGATGCCTCTCGCTGCATTTTCCTCGCTTCCCGACAGCGCGCGGGTGTGGGTGTTCGCGTGCGACCGGAACCTGACCGGCGAACAAACACGGCCGCTGCTGGCCCAGGTGGACGCCTATCTGGCGCAGTGGAAGGCGCACGGCGCGCCGCTCCGTTGCGCGCGGGAGTGGCAGCACGACCGATTCCTGGCGGTGGGCATCGATCCGACGGTGGAGCAGGCATCGGGGTGCTCCATCGACGATCTGTTCCGACACCTCCGGGAGATTGGCGTCTCGGTGGGCGTCCAGATGTTGTCGGGGGGCCGGGTGTTCTTCCGAGACGCCGACGGGAACACGCAGTCCGCGACCCGCGGTGAATTTTCCGCGATGGCGGCGCGGCGCGATGTGACGGCGGACACGACGATCTTCGACACCAGCCTGATCTCGGCCCGCGACTGGCGGGAGCGGTTCGAGCGACGCGCCGGCGACGCGTGGACGGCGGAGCTGCTGCCGGCTAGCTGAGCCAGCGCTCGAGGTTGTCGCGGACGAAGGCATCGTCGCCGAGCGTGGGGT from Gemmatimonadaceae bacterium encodes:
- a CDS encoding prepilin-type N-terminal cleavage/methylation domain-containing protein, with product MPIVHTRPARRGFTLIELLISMLLMMVIMAVTVQTFRRSSDLLASQAGSLEAEANARFAITSLDRDLRVAGIGTMPAQPTLVQASNTAITFNVDLVSRDPTDVFAVYIDQSADSNATSAMRKSAPITLPNSSFTYPESTYYQATGLIGGAETISYYLAKDSTTALSNEYILWRRVNGTTPRVIARGIQFNPTDTVFQYFRVTGPDTLAAVPSAQLPLYHYAAAQGSAADTGSSAVLDSIRSVRVSIKAVYHDPKSGDVLRPLQTTIRLLNAGLASQTSCGQAPVGVSVTATTSLLGAASPWVKLTWNASADDGGGENDVDLYVIYRRPDSLSVFTQPLTSIPAGSSSYTFTDNQVTHGSRWIYGVVAQDCTPSRSALGVTPTVIVP
- a CDS encoding prepilin-type N-terminal cleavage/methylation domain-containing protein, which translates into the protein MLLRRRRWRARDGFTLIEVVIALLILGMALLGLALFVSRMAHAATFSHLLGTANELAADRIETIKSATTYSTLDSRYAGTETAISGLGNAGFTRQTIIRHVGGGTSDTLDYRIVTVIVTNPAMTDTIRKTTVIAAF